One window of Bacteroides sp. AN502(2024) genomic DNA carries:
- a CDS encoding SAM-dependent methyltransferase, with product MNPADTDTVTAINTGIGTDTVTKSRIQSETIYDMNSIAKKISLWNRTRKYRYFKNNVRFTSETTVLDVGFNNEDGDFPSMNYLEKHYPYPQQITALGINEKDVFCRNYPLVHAVLYDGIDFPFENKQFDIGWSNAVIEHVAGGRKAQLHFLNELLRTCKVVCFTTPNKWFPIELHTQLPLLHWLPQRMYDRILNRLSRSSIDSRRINLLTKKQITELCKAAGADKLTIKGNRLCGFVMDYIVIME from the coding sequence ATGAATCCGGCCGATACGGATACCGTTACGGCTATAAATACGGGTATCGGTACGGATACGGTGACAAAGAGCAGAATACAGTCTGAAACGATTTACGATATGAACAGTATTGCCAAGAAAATAAGTCTATGGAACAGAACTCGGAAATACAGGTACTTCAAAAACAACGTCCGATTTACCTCCGAGACTACCGTACTGGATGTGGGGTTCAACAACGAGGATGGCGATTTCCCATCGATGAACTATCTGGAGAAACATTACCCATACCCACAGCAGATAACAGCGCTGGGCATAAACGAAAAAGACGTTTTTTGCCGGAATTATCCATTGGTACACGCTGTTCTGTACGATGGCATAGACTTTCCATTCGAGAACAAACAATTCGATATAGGTTGGTCAAACGCCGTAATAGAGCATGTCGCAGGGGGAAGGAAAGCGCAGCTTCATTTTTTGAACGAATTGCTACGAACATGCAAGGTCGTTTGTTTCACCACTCCGAACAAATGGTTCCCAATCGAACTGCATACCCAGCTTCCCCTTCTGCACTGGCTGCCACAAAGGATGTATGACAGGATATTGAACCGGTTGAGCAGGTCATCGATCGATAGCCGGAGAATCAATCTACTGACGAAAAAGCAGATAACGGAACTTTGCAAAGCAGCGGGAGCTGATAAATTAACGATCAAGGGAAACCGTCTCTGCGGCTTCGTAATGGATTATATCGTGATTATGGAGTAA
- a CDS encoding tyrosine-protein phosphatase — MWPFKKKYSLADSSVFQGFTDWHNHILPGVDDGVQTMDEALEILALYERLGVKEIWLTPHIMEDIPNTTAHLKERFKELRAAYKGNIELNLSAEYMLDNLFRQRLDDNDLLPFGERGDRLLVETSYHNPPENFYVLLEEIKAKGFHPVLAHPERYTYMEKDAYRNLKDMGIRFQLNLFSLTSLYGKEAQKNADYLAQKGLYDLSGTDIHGIKMFQTCLTGKIKYKIPGTRFLQCL, encoded by the coding sequence ATGTGGCCATTCAAGAAAAAATATTCGCTTGCCGATAGCAGTGTCTTTCAGGGGTTCACCGACTGGCACAATCATATTCTTCCGGGAGTGGATGACGGTGTACAGACGATGGATGAAGCGCTGGAGATACTCGCCCTATACGAAAGACTCGGAGTGAAAGAGATCTGGCTCACACCACATATCATGGAGGACATACCGAACACGACCGCACATCTGAAAGAGCGTTTCAAGGAATTGAGGGCCGCTTACAAAGGGAACATCGAACTGAATCTGAGTGCTGAGTACATGCTTGACAATCTCTTCCGGCAAAGGCTCGATGACAATGACCTGTTGCCGTTCGGAGAACGGGGCGACAGGCTGCTGGTGGAGACTTCCTATCATAACCCTCCGGAAAATTTCTATGTCCTGTTGGAAGAAATCAAGGCAAAAGGCTTCCATCCCGTTCTTGCACATCCCGAACGGTACACTTACATGGAAAAGGATGCCTACCGCAACCTGAAAGACATGGGCATAAGATTCCAGCTCAACCTTTTTTCCCTAACCAGCTTGTACGGCAAGGAAGCGCAGAAAAATGCGGACTATCTGGCGCAAAAGGGACTATACGACCTATCCGGCACAGACATACACGGCATAAAGATGTTTCAAACGTGTCTGACAGGCAAAATCAAGTATAAAATACCCGGAACACGGTTTTTGCAATGCCTCTAA
- a CDS encoding polysaccharide biosynthesis/export family protein: MLKKKITRILLLSMVLLLGGCSASHKIAYMQDVRSDVRREVATVQVTAQPGDKISIVVNSKNPELADMFNLPIMAHRIGQPMNNSYNYNQQVSSYTVDSNGNIDFPILGELHVEGLKREKIASYIKNELVRKNQVKDAVVIVEFLNMGVSVMGEVNRPGRFSIDRDYLTLLDALSMAGDLTIHGKRENVLVTRRENGTETHYRVNLCDSKSLSASPVYYLHQNDQVYVEPNDVRARQSTVNGNNVRSASFWMSLASVLATISVLIFK, translated from the coding sequence AAGCATGGTGTTGCTATTGGGAGGATGTTCTGCCTCACACAAGATAGCCTACATGCAAGATGTCCGCTCCGACGTGAGAAGGGAGGTCGCTACAGTACAGGTCACAGCACAGCCCGGGGACAAGATATCCATCGTCGTCAACAGCAAGAACCCAGAACTGGCGGACATGTTCAACCTGCCGATAATGGCACATCGTATCGGACAGCCAATGAACAACAGTTACAACTATAACCAGCAGGTATCGAGCTATACGGTCGATTCCAACGGCAACATAGATTTCCCCATATTGGGTGAACTGCACGTGGAGGGGCTGAAGCGTGAGAAGATAGCCTCCTATATCAAGAACGAGCTGGTCAGGAAAAACCAGGTGAAAGACGCCGTGGTGATCGTCGAGTTCCTGAACATGGGCGTCTCGGTGATGGGCGAAGTGAACCGTCCGGGGCGGTTCAGCATCGACCGTGACTACCTGACACTGCTCGATGCCCTAAGTATGGCTGGCGACCTGACCATCCACGGCAAGCGGGAGAACGTGCTGGTGACCCGTCGAGAAAATGGAACGGAAACCCATTACCGAGTAAATCTTTGCGACAGCAAGTCGCTTTCCGCCTCACCGGTATACTATCTCCACCAAAACGACCAAGTTTACGTGGAGCCCAACGATGTTCGGGCGCGGCAATCCACGGTGAATGGCAACAACGTGCGCTCCGCATCGTTCTGGATGTCACTGGCATCCGTACTGGCTACGATCAGCGTGCTGATTTTCAAGTAA
- a CDS encoding GumC family protein: protein MIDVVKLSLHQLQDSSENSLTVKDIFYLCLVKWHWFVISVLLVMSSAVFYILCTPPVYTRSTLVMVKEDSKGRSIGSDITSLFADMGLTQANANVNNELLAMQTPAAILETIKRLHLDIECKASGLFHKKTLYGPQLPVEISLPELTDNESAAFTLCLLPKGRIKLDDFESSVREFDSKTVTGSLNDTLVTPLGKVTITPALSYSAQEEYPLIHVFRTNLYDCADDCRERLKAELNLEDATVIKLSYEDVSIARAEDMLNTLISVYNEEWIRDKNQITVSTSMFITDRLGALERELGDVDTDISSYKSTNLLPDAEKVSDLYLEQSQEARNQILMLDTQISMARYIRDYLTGGRNRNQLLPANSGLESPSIETQISEYNALQLRRNNLAANSSEQNPLIVDLDHSLAAMRNAIVTSIDNLVVSLDTRRSELERSERSTTARIAANPDQTKYLQTIGRQQKVKEALYLFLLQKREENELSQAFTAYNIRILTPPMGNLKPIAPRKRLILLAALCIGLFLPLVVIYVRGSLNTTVRGRKDLGKLSVPFIGEIPLYTGNMKHKRWFAKALRLSGSQRPEQTQIVVREGKRDIVNEAFRVLRTNLEFMAGNGTEVFLLTSFNPGSGKTFLTMNIAASLAIKGKKVLVIDGDLRHASLSAYAGTPDTGLSDYLTGRVASWQEIICKADDEYRTPDIVPVGTIPPNPTELLFSERLERFIAEIRSHYDYIFIDCPPVDIVADTQILEKVADRTFFVVRAGLLERNMLSEVESLYTQKKLKNMAVILNGTENESGRYGYRYGYKYGYRYGYGDKEQNTV from the coding sequence ATGATCGATGTCGTCAAATTGTCGTTACATCAATTACAAGACTCTTCGGAAAACTCACTGACGGTAAAAGATATCTTTTACCTGTGCCTCGTCAAATGGCACTGGTTCGTAATCTCGGTTTTGCTCGTCATGAGTTCGGCTGTATTTTATATCCTTTGCACGCCGCCTGTCTACACACGTTCGACCTTAGTGATGGTCAAAGAGGACAGCAAAGGCCGATCTATCGGCAGCGACATAACCTCACTGTTCGCCGACATGGGATTGACACAAGCCAATGCCAACGTGAACAACGAATTGCTTGCCATGCAGACACCCGCGGCGATACTGGAGACGATCAAACGGCTGCATCTGGATATCGAATGCAAGGCGAGCGGTCTTTTCCATAAGAAGACGCTATACGGACCGCAACTGCCTGTCGAGATCAGTCTCCCCGAACTGACTGACAACGAGTCCGCCGCGTTTACCCTTTGTCTACTGCCCAAAGGCCGAATCAAATTGGATGATTTCGAGAGTTCGGTACGGGAATTCGACAGCAAGACAGTAACAGGATCGCTGAACGATACCCTCGTTACTCCGTTGGGCAAGGTTACGATAACACCGGCTCTATCCTACTCCGCGCAGGAGGAATATCCGCTAATCCATGTTTTCCGAACGAATCTCTACGATTGCGCCGACGACTGTCGAGAACGATTGAAAGCGGAACTCAATTTGGAGGATGCTACCGTAATCAAACTCTCCTACGAGGATGTGTCAATCGCCCGCGCAGAGGATATGCTCAACACGCTGATTTCAGTTTACAACGAGGAGTGGATCCGGGACAAAAACCAGATCACAGTCAGCACCTCGATGTTCATCACCGACCGTCTGGGAGCATTGGAACGCGAGCTGGGTGACGTAGATACGGACATATCTTCCTACAAAAGTACCAACCTGCTGCCAGACGCGGAGAAGGTCTCGGATCTGTATCTCGAACAGTCGCAGGAGGCTCGCAACCAGATACTGATGCTCGACACTCAGATCTCGATGGCCCGTTATATTCGGGATTACCTGACTGGCGGCAGGAACCGGAATCAGTTGCTGCCGGCAAACTCGGGACTGGAAAGTCCCAGCATCGAGACTCAGATCTCCGAATACAATGCCTTGCAGCTCCGCCGAAATAATTTGGCGGCCAACAGCAGCGAGCAGAACCCCCTGATCGTCGATCTGGACCATTCGCTGGCGGCCATGCGCAATGCCATCGTCACCTCCATCGACAATCTGGTCGTGTCGCTCGATACTCGCAGGAGCGAACTCGAACGCAGTGAACGTAGCACCACAGCACGCATCGCTGCCAATCCCGATCAGACGAAATACCTACAAACCATCGGACGTCAGCAGAAGGTGAAAGAAGCGCTCTACCTATTCCTACTGCAAAAGCGCGAGGAGAACGAACTGTCACAGGCTTTCACGGCCTATAACATCCGTATATTGACTCCGCCGATGGGCAATCTCAAACCCATCGCGCCGCGGAAAAGACTTATCCTGCTGGCTGCTTTATGTATCGGCTTGTTTCTACCGCTCGTGGTCATCTACGTGCGCGGGAGCCTGAACACCACAGTCCGTGGCCGCAAGGATTTGGGGAAACTATCCGTTCCGTTTATCGGAGAGATACCTCTGTATACGGGAAATATGAAGCATAAAAGATGGTTTGCAAAAGCATTACGGCTGTCCGGCAGTCAGCGGCCGGAACAGACGCAGATTGTAGTGAGAGAGGGGAAACGGGATATCGTGAACGAAGCGTTTCGCGTGCTCCGCACCAATTTGGAGTTCATGGCGGGAAACGGTACGGAGGTGTTTCTGCTCACTTCATTCAACCCGGGCAGCGGCAAAACGTTCCTTACGATGAACATTGCGGCGAGTCTCGCCATCAAAGGCAAAAAAGTGTTGGTTATCGACGGCGACCTGCGTCATGCCTCGCTTTCCGCATACGCGGGAACTCCCGACACGGGACTGAGCGACTATCTGACCGGGCGTGTCGCCTCGTGGCAGGAGATCATTTGTAAGGCAGACGATGAATACCGGACGCCGGACATCGTTCCCGTGGGTACGATTCCGCCCAATCCGACGGAACTGCTCTTCAGCGAGCGTCTGGAGCGGTTCATTGCAGAAATAAGGTCTCACTATGATTATATCTTTATAGACTGCCCTCCCGTCGATATCGTGGCGGACACACAAATCCTCGAAAAAGTGGCGGACAGAACATTCTTCGTGGTGCGTGCCGGATTGCTGGAGCGCAACATGCTCTCCGAGGTCGAGAGTCTCTACACGCAGAAAAAACTCAAAAATATGGCTGTGATTCTGAACGGAACGGAAAATGAATCCGGCCGATACGGATACCGTTACGGCTATAAATACGGGTATCGGTACGGATACGGTGACAAAGAGCAGAATACAGTCTGA